Proteins from a single region of Macaca fascicularis isolate 582-1 chromosome 5, T2T-MFA8v1.1:
- the DCAF4L1 gene encoding DDB1- and CUL4-associated factor 4-like protein 1, producing the protein MEAERLRLLEEEAKQKKVARMGFNASSMLRKSQLGFLNVTSYSRLANELRVSCMERKKVQIRSLDPSSLATDRFNFILASTNSDQLFVVNQVEVEGSKYGIISLRTLKIPSFHVYVLRNLYVPNRKVKSLCWASLNQLDSHILLCFEGITDAPSCAVLLPASRFLSVHTRVNQPGMLCSFQIPEAWSCAWSLNTRAYHCFSAGLSQQVLLTNVATGHQQSFGASSDVLAQQFASTAPLLFNGCRSGEIFAIDLRCRNRGKGWRATRLFHDSAVTSVQILQEEQCLMASDMTGKIKLWDLRATKCLRQYEGHVNESAYLPLHVHEEEGIVVAVGQDCYTRIWSLHDAHLLRTIPSPYSASEDDIPSVAFASRLGGIRGAAPGLLMAVRQDLYCFPFS; encoded by the coding sequence ATGGAGGCGGAAAGGCTGCGACTCCTCGAGGAGGAGGCCAAGCAGAAAAAGGTAGCCAGAATGGGATTTAATGCATCTTCTATGCTCCGAAAAAGCCAGCTAGGTTTCCTCAACGTCACCAGTTACTCCCGTTTAGCCAACGAGCTGCGTGTGAGCTGcatggagagaaaaaaagtccAGATTCGGAGCTTGGATCCCTCCTCTTTGGCGACCGACCGATTTAACTTCATTCTGGCGAGTACCAACAGCGACCAGCTCTTCGTAGTGAACCAGGTCGAAGTCGAAGGCTCCAAGTACGGCATTATCAGCCTGCGAACTCTGAAGATCCCTTCATTCCACGTGTACGTGCTCAGAAACCTCTACGTCCCCAACCGGAAGGTGAAGTCCCTGTGCTGGGCCTCGCTGAACCAGTTGGACTCTCACATTCTGCTGTGCTTCGAGGGAATTACAGATGCTCCAAGCTGTGCGGTGCTGCTCCCAGCGTCGCGATTCTTAAGTGTTCACACAAGAGTAAACCAGCCTGGCATGCTCTGCAGTTTCCAGATCCCTGAGGCCTGGTCCTGTGCCTGGTCCCTCAACACCCGGGCATATCACTGCTTTAGTGCAGGCTTGTCTCAGCAGGTCCTGTTGACCAACGTGGCGACGGGACACCAGCAGTCGTTTGGTGCCAGCAGTGATGTCTTGGCCCAGCAATTTGCTAGTACGGCTCCTTTGCTGTTTAATGGCTGTCGCTCCGGGGAGATCTTTGCCATTGATCTGCGCTGTAGAAATCGAGGCAAGGGGTGGAGGGCCACTCGCCTGTTCCATGACTCTGCAGTGACCTCTGTGCAAATCCTCCAAGAAGAGCAATGCCTGATGGCGTCAGACATGACTGGAAAGATCAAGCTGTGGGATCTGAGGGCCACTAAATGTTTAAGGCAGTACGAAGGTCACGTGAATGAGTCCGCCTATCTGCCCCTGCATGTGCACGAGGAAGAGGGAATCGTGGTGGCAGTGGGCCAGGACTGCTACACGAGAATCTGGAGCCTCCATGATGCCCACCTGCTCAGAACCATCCCTTCCCCGTATTCTGCCTCCGAGGACGACATTCCCAGCGTGGCCTTCGCTTCTCGGCTCGGGGGCATCCGGGGAGCAGCACCAGGGCTGCTCATGGCTGTCCGGCAGGACCTTTATTGTTTCCCCTTCAGCTAA